Proteins encoded in a region of the Anguilla anguilla isolate fAngAng1 chromosome 10, fAngAng1.pri, whole genome shotgun sequence genome:
- the add2 gene encoding beta-adducin isoform X1 codes for MSTSPTPKGTPMQRSPSDGSSGAPQSLQSPQHPDDQSTPITMAAHKKRVSSILQSPSFREELDVLIQDQMKKGSSSSSLWALRQIADFMASHGSPAALPVSPSTVTMVTPINDLHGWEPGSMVKGERLMRCKLASAYRLLDLYGWAQINRTLLTLRVSKEQEHFLVLPDGLAYSEATASSLVKVNVLGEVVERGSTTLGVDVASFSLHSAIYSARPDVRCLLHMHTPATAAVSAMKCGILPLSHEALLVGDVAYYDYNGLMEEEEDRVELQKSLGPTCKVLVLRNHGIVALGESVEEAFYTVYHIQAACQIQVSALCCAGGEQNLIMLDRSTQRPNPTGTVGWAGSTFGPLHKSRLGEHEFEALMRTMDNLGYRTGYAYRFPVLLERARTRREVEVPATVTAFNFNEEGGGVRPLPRNPPHAQKQQQEKTRWLNTPNTYLRVSQDQASPGHQRTTWLKTEEVTQGSGTAIKIENSNQFVPLFTNPQEVLETRNKIREQNRQDMKTAGPQSQLLASVISDKTPPSPENELAPGQNGPEGGPQKIPPSPEPPNPFNQLTDKELEEYRQEVQRKQKLGLDDGGEELVNEKGTPPATSPTKSPSPTNPPPTDETNATETTDITKTVVQNGKEEDLKQQEEELEKGMKALSTADTTPAPPTAPPPDAPPAKPGLTPEGSPAKSPSKKKKKFKAPSFLKKSKKQKEKVEKVEA; via the exons ATGAGCACTTCTCCCACCCCTAAGGGGACCCCCATGCAGCGAAGCCCCAGCGACGGAAGCAGTGGGGCTCCCCAAAGCCTGCAGTCCCCCCAGCACCCCGACGACCAGTCCACGCCCATCACCATGGCAGCGCACAAAAAGCGTGTCTCCAGCATCCTGCAGAGCCCG TCCTTTCGGGAGGAGCTGGACGTGCTGATCCAGGACCAGATGAAGAAGGGCAGCAGCTCGTCCAGCCTGTGGGCCCTGCGGCAGATCGCCGACTTCATGGCCTCTCACGGCTCTCCTGCAGCGCTGCCCGTCTCCCCCTCCA CCGTCACCATGGTGACCCCCATAAACGACCTGCACGGCTGGGAGCCGGGCTCCATGGTGAAGGGGGAGAGGCTGATGCGCTGCAAGCTGGCTAGCGCCTACCGGCTGCTGGACCTGTACGGCTGGGCTCAGATCAACCGCACCCTGCTCACC TTGCGTGTGAGTAAGGAGCAGGAGCACTTCCTGGTTCTGCCGGACGGACTGGCCTACAGCGAGGCCACAGCCTCCAGTCTG GTGAAGGTGAATGTGctgggggaggtggtggagagGGGCAGCACCACCCTGGGCGTGGACGTGGCCTCCTTCAGTCTGCACTCCGCCATCTACTCCGCCCGGCCGGACGTCCGCTGCctgctgcacatgcacacgccgGCCACCGCCGCG GTGTCTGCCATGAAGTGTGGCATACTGCCGCTATCCCACGAGGCCCTGCTGGTGGGCGACGTGGCCTACTACGACTACAACGggctgatggaggaggaggaagaccgGGTGGAGCTTCAGAAGAGTCTAGGGCCCACCTGCAAG GTGCTGGTGCTGAGGAATCATGGGATTGTGGCTCTGGGGGAGTCTGTGGAAGAGGCCTTCTACACTGTCTATCACATCCAGGCTGCCTGTCAGATACAG GTGTCAGCGCTGTGCTGTGCCGGTGGGGAGCAGAACCTGATCATGCTGGATCGCAGCACTCAGAGACCCAACCCGACCGGAACCGTAGGCTGGGCCGGGTCCACCTTCGGCCCGCTGCACAAGAGCCGTCTCGGGGAGCACGAGTTCGAGGCGCTCATGAGGACCATGGACAACCTG GGGTACCGCACGGGCTACGCCTACCGCTTCCCGGTGCTGCTGGAACGAGCGCGGACCCGGAGGGAGGTGGAGGTCCCCGCCACCGTCACCGCCTTCAACTTCAAcgaggaagggggcggggtcaggcccCTCCCGCGGAACCCCCCGCACGcccagaagcagcagcaggagaaGACGCGCTGGCTCAACACCCCCAACACCTACCTGAGAGTCAGCCAGGACCAGGCCAGCCCCGGACACCAGCGCAccacg TGGCTGAAGACTGAGGAGGTCACACAGGGGAGTGGCACGGCCATTAAGATCGAGAACTCCAACCAGTTCGTCCCACTCTTTACCAACCCCCAAGAGGTGCTGGAGACACGAAATAAG atccGTGAACAGAACCGTCAGGACATGAAGACCGCAGGGCCCCAGTCTCAGCTGCTGGCCAGTGTGATCTCTGATAAGACTCCACCG TCGCCTGAGAATGAACTGGCACCTGGACAAAATGGCCCGGAGGGTGGCCCCCAAAAAATTCCTCCCTCTCCagagccccccaaccccttcaACCAGCTGACAGacaaggagctggaggagtaCCGGCAGGAGGTGCAGAGGAAACAGAAACTGGGCCTGGATGATG GTGGGGAGGAGCTGGTCAATGAGAAGGGGACTCCCCCTGCCACCTCCCCCACtaagagcccctcccccactaacccccctcccacag ATGAGACCAACGCCACCGAGACCACGGATATCACCAAGACCGTGGTGCAAAATGGGAAGGAGGAGGACCtgaagcagcaggaggaggagctagAGAAAGGGATGAAGGCTCTCTCCACTGCTGACACGacgcctgccccgcccaccgccccgcccccagacGCCCCGCCCGCCAAGCCCGGCCTCACACCCGAAGGCTCTCCCGCCAAGTCCCCCtccaaaaagaagaagaagttcAAGGCCCCCTCTTTCCTGAAGAAGAGCAAGAAGCAAaaggagaaagtggagaaagtGGAGGCCTAA
- the add2 gene encoding beta-adducin isoform X2 has product MSTSPTPKGTPMQRSPSDGSSGAPQSLQSPQHPDDQSTPITMAAHKKRVSSILQSPSFREELDVLIQDQMKKGSSSSSLWALRQIADFMASHGSPAALPVSPSTVTMVTPINDLHGWEPGSMVKGERLMRCKLASAYRLLDLYGWAQINRTLLTLRVSKEQEHFLVLPDGLAYSEATASSLVKVNVLGEVVERGSTTLGVDVASFSLHSAIYSARPDVRCLLHMHTPATAAVSAMKCGILPLSHEALLVGDVAYYDYNGLMEEEEDRVELQKSLGPTCKVLVLRNHGIVALGESVEEAFYTVYHIQAACQIQVSALCCAGGEQNLIMLDRSTQRPNPTGTVGWAGSTFGPLHKSRLGEHEFEALMRTMDNLGYRTGYAYRFPVLLERARTRREVEVPATVTAFNFNEEGGGVRPLPRNPPHAQKQQQEKTRWLNTPNTYLRVSQDQASPGHQRTTWLKTEEVTQGSGTAIKIENSNQFVPLFTNPQEVLETRNKIREQNRQDMKTAGPQSQLLASVISDKTPPSPENELAPGQNGPEGGPQKIPPSPEPPNPFNQLTDKELEEYRQEVQRKQKLGLDDDETNATETTDITKTVVQNGKEEDLKQQEEELEKGMKALSTADTTPAPPTAPPPDAPPAKPGLTPEGSPAKSPSKKKKKFKAPSFLKKSKKQKEKVEKVEA; this is encoded by the exons ATGAGCACTTCTCCCACCCCTAAGGGGACCCCCATGCAGCGAAGCCCCAGCGACGGAAGCAGTGGGGCTCCCCAAAGCCTGCAGTCCCCCCAGCACCCCGACGACCAGTCCACGCCCATCACCATGGCAGCGCACAAAAAGCGTGTCTCCAGCATCCTGCAGAGCCCG TCCTTTCGGGAGGAGCTGGACGTGCTGATCCAGGACCAGATGAAGAAGGGCAGCAGCTCGTCCAGCCTGTGGGCCCTGCGGCAGATCGCCGACTTCATGGCCTCTCACGGCTCTCCTGCAGCGCTGCCCGTCTCCCCCTCCA CCGTCACCATGGTGACCCCCATAAACGACCTGCACGGCTGGGAGCCGGGCTCCATGGTGAAGGGGGAGAGGCTGATGCGCTGCAAGCTGGCTAGCGCCTACCGGCTGCTGGACCTGTACGGCTGGGCTCAGATCAACCGCACCCTGCTCACC TTGCGTGTGAGTAAGGAGCAGGAGCACTTCCTGGTTCTGCCGGACGGACTGGCCTACAGCGAGGCCACAGCCTCCAGTCTG GTGAAGGTGAATGTGctgggggaggtggtggagagGGGCAGCACCACCCTGGGCGTGGACGTGGCCTCCTTCAGTCTGCACTCCGCCATCTACTCCGCCCGGCCGGACGTCCGCTGCctgctgcacatgcacacgccgGCCACCGCCGCG GTGTCTGCCATGAAGTGTGGCATACTGCCGCTATCCCACGAGGCCCTGCTGGTGGGCGACGTGGCCTACTACGACTACAACGggctgatggaggaggaggaagaccgGGTGGAGCTTCAGAAGAGTCTAGGGCCCACCTGCAAG GTGCTGGTGCTGAGGAATCATGGGATTGTGGCTCTGGGGGAGTCTGTGGAAGAGGCCTTCTACACTGTCTATCACATCCAGGCTGCCTGTCAGATACAG GTGTCAGCGCTGTGCTGTGCCGGTGGGGAGCAGAACCTGATCATGCTGGATCGCAGCACTCAGAGACCCAACCCGACCGGAACCGTAGGCTGGGCCGGGTCCACCTTCGGCCCGCTGCACAAGAGCCGTCTCGGGGAGCACGAGTTCGAGGCGCTCATGAGGACCATGGACAACCTG GGGTACCGCACGGGCTACGCCTACCGCTTCCCGGTGCTGCTGGAACGAGCGCGGACCCGGAGGGAGGTGGAGGTCCCCGCCACCGTCACCGCCTTCAACTTCAAcgaggaagggggcggggtcaggcccCTCCCGCGGAACCCCCCGCACGcccagaagcagcagcaggagaaGACGCGCTGGCTCAACACCCCCAACACCTACCTGAGAGTCAGCCAGGACCAGGCCAGCCCCGGACACCAGCGCAccacg TGGCTGAAGACTGAGGAGGTCACACAGGGGAGTGGCACGGCCATTAAGATCGAGAACTCCAACCAGTTCGTCCCACTCTTTACCAACCCCCAAGAGGTGCTGGAGACACGAAATAAG atccGTGAACAGAACCGTCAGGACATGAAGACCGCAGGGCCCCAGTCTCAGCTGCTGGCCAGTGTGATCTCTGATAAGACTCCACCG TCGCCTGAGAATGAACTGGCACCTGGACAAAATGGCCCGGAGGGTGGCCCCCAAAAAATTCCTCCCTCTCCagagccccccaaccccttcaACCAGCTGACAGacaaggagctggaggagtaCCGGCAGGAGGTGCAGAGGAAACAGAAACTGGGCCTGGATGATG ATGAGACCAACGCCACCGAGACCACGGATATCACCAAGACCGTGGTGCAAAATGGGAAGGAGGAGGACCtgaagcagcaggaggaggagctagAGAAAGGGATGAAGGCTCTCTCCACTGCTGACACGacgcctgccccgcccaccgccccgcccccagacGCCCCGCCCGCCAAGCCCGGCCTCACACCCGAAGGCTCTCCCGCCAAGTCCCCCtccaaaaagaagaagaagttcAAGGCCCCCTCTTTCCTGAAGAAGAGCAAGAAGCAAaaggagaaagtggagaaagtGGAGGCCTAA
- the snrnp27 gene encoding U4/U6.U5 small nuclear ribonucleoprotein 27 kDa protein, which yields MGRSRSRSPPRRERRRSRSGSRDRERRRRERERSRSRDRDRRRSRSRSPHRRRSRSPRRHRSTSLSPSRQKDRRDEEKEGKEKTVKEHEISEEDLQGKTEDEIEMMKLMGFSNFNSTKGRKTDGSVNAHAINVSQKRKYRQYMNRKGGFNRPLDFIA from the exons ATGGGGAGAAGTAGGAGCCGGTCGCCACCAAGAAGAG AAAGACGTCGCTCTCGCTCTGGTTCAAGGGACCGTGAGCGGCGGCGCAGAGAGCGGGAGCGCTCGAGGTCGCGCGACAGAGACAGGCGGAGAAGCCGCTCGCGGTCGCCTCACAGGCGACGCTCCAG GTCACCACGGCGACACcgctccacctctctctctccttcacggCAGAAGGACAGACGCGAtgaagaaaaggagggaaaggaAAAGACCGTGAAGGAACATGAGATTTCAG AGGAGGACCTCCAGGGTAAAACGGAGGATGAGATTGAGATGATGAAGCTCATGGGCTTCAGCAATTTTAATTCCACCAAG ggCAGGAAAACGGACGGTTCTGTCAATGCACATGCTATAAATGTTTCTCAGAAGAGGAAGTACAG gcaATACATGAACAGAAAAGGTGGATTCAACAGACCTTTGGATTTTATTGCCTAA